One window of Methanospirillum lacunae genomic DNA carries:
- a CDS encoding response regulator, producing MKRRILIVEDEAVTSVLLEKTLKELGYEVVGSAFDGDEAITLAREKQPDIILMDITIQGDIDGIETAKRIYQQYNIPSIYLTAHSDDDTIKRAVESGPFGYLIKPFKERELYSNIEMVAHKHKLYQTTTQRPVHPPEPVEETQPERETQPTRQSPVVSSLKAGDYRLSILAIQSIPHPVMLFTTAGVIIFMNNACKSFLRQEHQNTIPRTIEELPDLVKRIWISGKDRFKEGKGFAANGPLNVHEAVKRVRIDMIPLMDKGNLQFISSVIIPEPTGGGAGGDIVNTLLDDADSRLREIRFLASTEDTYRLRRISLYTTEVMKKIRELRGISYPDAEKKAVR from the coding sequence ATGAAACGGCGTATTCTCATTGTCGAGGATGAAGCAGTTACTTCAGTACTCCTTGAAAAGACACTTAAGGAGCTCGGATACGAGGTTGTTGGGAGTGCATTTGACGGAGATGAAGCCATAACCCTTGCAAGAGAAAAACAACCAGATATCATCCTGATGGATATTACAATTCAGGGGGACATTGATGGTATCGAGACTGCGAAAAGGATCTACCAACAATATAATATACCAAGCATATATCTGACCGCACATTCAGATGATGATACTATCAAGCGCGCGGTTGAATCTGGACCATTTGGGTATCTGATCAAACCGTTTAAGGAACGGGAACTTTACAGTAACATTGAGATGGTGGCCCATAAACACAAGCTCTACCAAACCACCACTCAACGTCCGGTTCATCCTCCTGAGCCTGTAGAAGAGACTCAACCAGAGCGGGAGACACAACCAACACGGCAATCGCCGGTAGTATCGTCACTCAAAGCAGGAGACTATCGTCTTTCCATCCTTGCAATACAATCAATCCCACATCCGGTCATGCTCTTCACAACAGCCGGAGTGATTATTTTTATGAATAATGCCTGCAAATCCTTTTTGAGACAAGAACATCAGAATACAATACCCCGAACAATCGAAGAACTCCCTGATCTGGTTAAAAGAATATGGATTTCAGGAAAGGATCGCTTTAAGGAAGGAAAGGGATTTGCTGCGAACGGGCCGTTGAATGTTCATGAGGCTGTCAAACGGGTGAGGATCGACATGATTCCCCTCATGGACAAAGGAAACCTTCAATTTATATCTTCTGTAATTATTCCCGAACCAACTGGTGGAGGGGCCGGAGGGGATATCGTAAATACCCTCCTTGATGACGCTGACTCCCGTCTTCGTGAGATCAGATTCCTGGCATCGACTGAAGATACGTACCGACTCAGGCGAATCTCACTATATACAACAGAAGTCATGAAAAAGATCAGGGAACTCAGAGGAATATCATATCCTGATGCGGAAAAAAAGGCAGTTAGGTAA
- the pheT gene encoding phenylalanine--tRNA ligase subunit beta produces MPVVSLPYKYLERLTGTDRKMIIERLPMIGCDIERVLEEQVDVEFFPDRVDLYSTEGVARAMRGFLGLETGEEKYLVAPPSLQFTVDENLKDIRPYLGSAVIRNISLDNEAIISLMGVQEALHWVVGRGRSKVAIGIHDLDKITPPFRYYGAPVTRSFVPLDFSEEMTLAEIMEKHPKGRDYAHIVAGKSVMPLIEDAKGNVLSFPPIINGELTRVTEKSRNLLLDVTGTDERAVMTAVKVITSALISAGGTCEAVLVNSKACPDLSPAERVISVAACNKLIGCNLSAKEMAEVLKKMRYGAEAAGSDTIRVNIPCYRADIMHDWDVFEDVAIGFGFDNLDTVLPRAPTLGCEHPVMVRSGLLREICCGLGYQEVMPFTLSSDTVMYINMQRSAHPGVLRVLHPISEDQTLVRTDILPLLLDLFRINKRRELPQKIFHVGDVVRELKTGQKIALSSTHPGADFSEAYATADAVCREMGLVYEVIESSDPAFIEGRRADIVVDGKVIGIFGEIHPAVLSAFDIDQPVSAIEIDLTLLP; encoded by the coding sequence ATGCCGGTTGTATCGCTTCCATATAAATACCTTGAACGACTCACGGGAACTGACCGAAAGATGATCATCGAAAGACTTCCGATGATAGGTTGCGATATTGAACGTGTTCTTGAAGAACAGGTTGATGTTGAGTTCTTCCCTGACCGGGTAGATCTCTACTCAACCGAGGGTGTAGCCAGAGCCATGCGGGGATTCCTGGGTCTCGAAACAGGAGAGGAGAAATACCTGGTGGCCCCCCCGTCTCTCCAGTTTACAGTCGATGAAAATCTAAAAGATATCAGGCCGTACCTTGGATCAGCAGTTATCAGGAATATCTCTCTTGATAATGAAGCGATCATCAGCCTCATGGGAGTTCAGGAGGCACTTCACTGGGTTGTAGGAAGAGGTCGCTCAAAGGTCGCGATCGGTATTCATGATCTTGACAAGATCACCCCACCGTTCAGGTATTATGGTGCTCCGGTAACCCGATCATTTGTTCCCCTCGATTTTTCTGAGGAGATGACACTTGCCGAGATCATGGAGAAGCATCCAAAAGGTCGGGATTATGCTCATATTGTGGCAGGTAAATCAGTTATGCCCCTGATAGAAGATGCAAAAGGTAATGTCCTCTCATTCCCGCCAATTATCAACGGTGAACTGACCCGCGTGACCGAAAAAAGCAGGAACCTGCTCCTTGACGTAACAGGCACTGATGAGCGTGCCGTCATGACTGCAGTAAAAGTTATCACATCTGCACTCATTTCTGCAGGAGGTACCTGTGAAGCGGTGTTGGTAAACAGCAAAGCATGTCCTGATCTCTCGCCTGCCGAACGAGTTATAAGCGTAGCAGCGTGTAACAAATTAATCGGTTGTAATCTCTCTGCAAAAGAAATGGCCGAGGTACTCAAAAAAATGAGATATGGTGCCGAGGCTGCTGGATCTGACACAATCCGGGTGAACATCCCGTGCTATAGGGCCGATATCATGCATGACTGGGATGTCTTTGAAGATGTTGCAATTGGGTTTGGGTTTGATAACCTTGACACTGTGCTTCCACGTGCACCAACTCTCGGGTGTGAGCACCCTGTCATGGTTCGATCCGGTCTCCTTCGTGAGATTTGCTGTGGTCTTGGATATCAGGAGGTGATGCCATTTACGCTCTCCAGTGATACAGTGATGTATATAAATATGCAGCGGTCTGCACACCCCGGAGTCCTTCGTGTTCTTCACCCAATAAGTGAGGATCAGACTCTTGTCAGGACTGATATCCTTCCATTGCTCCTTGATCTTTTCAGGATCAATAAACGTCGAGAACTTCCTCAAAAGATTTTCCATGTTGGTGATGTTGTCAGAGAATTGAAAACCGGGCAAAAAATTGCTCTCTCTTCGACACATCCAGGAGCGGATTTCTCTGAGGCTTATGCAACAGCTGATGCAGTCTGTCGTGAGATGGGACTTGTATATGAAGTGATTGAAAGTTCAGATCCGGCATTCATCGAAGGCAGGCGTGCTGACATTGTAGTTGATGGAAAGGTAATTGGTATATTTGGTGAGATCCATCCCGCAGTGCTCAGTGCTTTTGACATTGATCAACCAGTCTCTGCAATAGAGATTGATCTGACCCTTCTCCCCTGA
- the pheS gene encoding phenylalanine--tRNA ligase subunit alpha, which yields MQLALNEKRLLLELNKIGSASPEKLAQVLDRPAESVIQYGGLLSQKGLAVVERNVSSRLILTDEGSHYYSEGLPERQLYESFSESSSIADLNKHPHAKIGLGWMKRLGWVRIEDGSVIKIGSAEKSPIELGLSSPDSATPEVRKELLKRGLAEEEESVLYLISITDEGKKFAASGLTLVEETGTLTSDQISSGAWRDLTLRRYDITKKPRPVWPGKIHPYQRLINEMRRILLDMGFTELYGSVVQGAFWNFDALFQPQDHPAREMQDTFHLKERSELPGGWEKVRDIHEHGGDTSSCGWGGKWDPEKAKATVLRTHTTSLSIQHLATHPNPPEKAFCIGRVYRRETIDPTHLPEFEQLEGIVMDEDVSFRHLLGYLKEFYGRMGFSNVRFRPAYFPYTEPSVEPEVWIDGLGWVELGGAGIFREEVTAPWGITSPVLAWGLGVSRVAMLRMGLSDLRELYQSDIDWVRRTPVMDGGDY from the coding sequence ATGCAATTAGCATTGAATGAGAAGCGACTGCTTCTTGAACTGAATAAAATCGGATCAGCTAGTCCGGAAAAACTGGCCCAGGTACTGGATCGCCCTGCAGAATCAGTCATTCAGTATGGAGGTCTTCTTTCACAGAAAGGTCTGGCAGTTGTTGAACGGAATGTTAGTTCAAGACTGATTCTCACTGATGAAGGTTCCCACTATTACTCTGAAGGACTACCTGAACGCCAACTCTATGAGTCTTTTTCCGAATCCTCATCTATTGCAGATCTCAATAAACACCCCCACGCAAAAATTGGTCTTGGATGGATGAAGCGGCTAGGTTGGGTCCGTATAGAAGATGGTTCAGTTATTAAAATTGGTAGTGCTGAAAAATCCCCTATAGAATTAGGGCTCTCTTCACCTGATTCGGCCACACCAGAGGTTCGAAAAGAACTTCTTAAACGAGGGCTGGCAGAAGAAGAAGAGTCTGTCCTCTATTTAATCAGTATTACAGATGAGGGGAAAAAATTCGCAGCATCGGGTCTGACCCTCGTTGAAGAGACCGGGACATTAACCAGCGATCAGATCAGTTCAGGAGCCTGGAGGGATCTTACCCTTCGCAGGTATGATATCACCAAGAAGCCCCGTCCAGTCTGGCCAGGCAAGATCCATCCATATCAGCGGCTTATCAACGAGATGAGGAGAATTCTCCTTGATATGGGATTTACCGAACTTTACGGTTCAGTTGTCCAGGGAGCATTCTGGAACTTTGATGCTCTTTTCCAGCCCCAGGATCACCCTGCAAGAGAGATGCAGGATACTTTCCACCTCAAAGAGCGGTCAGAGCTTCCAGGCGGATGGGAAAAAGTCAGGGACATTCATGAACATGGCGGCGATACTTCGTCATGTGGATGGGGTGGAAAATGGGATCCTGAAAAAGCAAAGGCAACAGTGCTCAGGACCCACACAACATCACTCTCAATTCAGCATCTTGCAACTCATCCGAATCCCCCTGAAAAGGCATTCTGCATTGGAAGGGTATATCGGAGAGAGACAATTGATCCAACCCACCTTCCTGAATTTGAACAACTCGAAGGAATAGTAATGGATGAGGATGTGAGTTTCCGTCACCTTCTTGGATATCTCAAAGAATTCTACGGTAGAATGGGCTTTTCAAATGTACGGTTCAGGCCTGCATATTTCCCATATACAGAACCGAGTGTCGAACCTGAAGTCTGGATAGATGGACTTGGCTGGGTTGAACTTGGTGGAGCGGGGATATTTCGGGAAGAAGTCACTGCCCCGTGGGGAATCACGAGTCCGGTTCTGGCCTGGGGGCTTGGTGTTTCACGAGTCGCCATGCTCAGAATGGGTCTCTCTGATCTCCGTGAACTCTACCAGAGTGATATCGACTGGGTCCGTCGGACACCGGTTATGGATGGAGGTGATTACTGA
- a CDS encoding acylphosphatase — protein sequence MQKRLSILVSGRVQGVGYRGYARLIANRYCVTGYASNEPDGRVSIIAEGDELALDQFVTDLYAKDEPLIEVQSIEVSELPYVGEFAHFEPHFGDFQKEMFVRSELALEYMREMLKLQKRSLKTQTDMLDALRDMKKESKKRREVLERMIEAIHSQG from the coding sequence ATGCAGAAACGATTGAGCATCCTGGTTTCAGGCAGAGTTCAGGGAGTTGGCTACCGGGGATATGCACGACTTATCGCCAACCGGTACTGTGTAACCGGATATGCATCGAATGAGCCTGATGGCCGGGTATCTATTATCGCAGAAGGGGATGAATTGGCGCTTGATCAGTTTGTAACTGATTTGTATGCTAAGGATGAGCCCCTGATTGAGGTTCAATCTATCGAGGTCTCTGAATTGCCCTATGTTGGAGAATTTGCACACTTTGAACCGCATTTTGGGGACTTTCAGAAAGAGATGTTTGTTAGATCAGAACTTGCACTTGAGTACATGCGTGAGATGCTTAAACTTCAGAAACGGTCCCTGAAGACTCAAACTGATATGCTCGATGCACTCCGGGATATGAAGAAAGAGTCAAAGAAACGTCGTGAAGTTCTAGAACGAATGATCGAAGCGATTCATTCACAAGGGTAA